TGAAAAAGGAACTGCGGGAAATCCCGGTTGGAGAGATCGTCCTGCCGGATCACTTGAAACCAAAAACAAAATAGATACCTGTTGATGCGCTCACTTTGAAGTGGGCGTTTTTCTTTACCCATTTTTAGGAGGAATGCTTATGTGGAACCTGATTTCACATTTCCTTACCTTTGCCGGAGGAATGGCTTCCGGCGTTATGTTGATGTGTCTTATGCAAACCGGAAAACTTGCGGATAAAGAATTTGAAACTATGAAGGAGGAATAAAAATTGAAACTTGTGATTGCAGAAAAGCCCTCTGTTGCTATGTCACTGGCAGCAGTATTAGGCGCAACGGAAAGAAAAGACGGTTATCTCGAAGGTTCCGGCTATCTGGTGAGCTGGTGCGTGGGACATCTTTTGGAACTGGCACAGCCGGAGGCTTACAAAGAACAGTACGCCAAATGGCGGTATGAGGATCTTCCGATCCTACCGGAAAACTGGAAATATGAAGTGCCAAAGGATAAGAAAACGCAGCTTGCCCTTTTGTGCCGATTGATGAAGGACAAACGGGTGGATTCCGTGGTATGCGCTACGGATGCCGGACGAGAAGGAGAACTGATCTTCCGTCTGGTCTATGAATATGCCGGATGTAAAAAGCCTATGGAGCGCCTTTGGATTTCCAGTATGGAGGATGCGGCGATCCGTGAGGGCTTTGACCATCTCCACCCCGGCAGTGATTACGATAAGCTCTATGATGCGGCGGTCTGCCGGGCAGGAGCCGACTGGCTGATCGGGATCAATGCCACCCGGCTTTTTTCTGTCCTGTATGGTGTCACCCTAAATGTCGGCCGTGTTATGTCACCGACACTGGCACTTTTGGTACAGCGTGAGTCGGATATTGAATCCTTCATCAGTAAGCCTTTTTATGTGCCGGAAATCACCTGCGGAGGTTTTACTGCTTCCGGCGAAAAAATGACGGAACGATCCGAGGCTGAAAAAATCCGTATGGACTGTGACCACAACTCCGCTTTTGTGCGTTCTGTGGAAAAGCAGGTAAAAACTATACAGCCTCCCCGCCTTTATGACCTTACAACTCTGCAAAGGGAATGTAACCGTATTTATGGCTATACGGCTCAACAGACCCTTGATTATGTGCAATCTCTCTATGAAAAGAAGCTGGCAACCTATCCGAGAACGGACAGCCAGTATTTGACGAAGGACATGCAGGCAACCGCCGCTTCCCTGATCCTGTGGCTGCGTGACAATATGACCTTTGGAAAAGGCTACGCCGGAGAGCCGGACATTGACCGGGTAACAGATGACAGCAAAGTGACTGACCACCATGCCATTATCCCAACTGTGGAAATCGCACGGACAGACCTGTCAGAGCTTCCTTCCGGGGAGCGGGATGTGCTTACCCTGCTTGCCGTCAGACTGCTTTGTGCCACAACGCAGGTACACCGATTTGAAGCGGTCACCGCTATATTGGACTGCCAAGGATATACTTTTACGGCAAAAGGAAAGACTATTTTACAGTCCGGCTGGAAAGAGGTGGAACGGATTCACCGTATGAGTATCAGGCAGAGTGAAACGGAACACAAAGAAAATGAAGCTGTCGCTCTCCCTGTGCTGCAGGAAGGACAGACTTTTGAAGCTGTATCAGCAAGTCTCCGTGAAGGGAAAACTTCACCGCCGAAACACTATACGGAGGACACACTGCTGTCCGCTATGGAGACTGCCGGTGCGGAAGATATGCCGGAAGATGCCGAGCGTAAAGGATTGGGTACTCCGGCTACCCGTGCGGCAACACTGGAAAAGCTGGTTTCTGCCGGATTTGTACAGCGAAAGAAAAAGCAGCTCATTCCTACGGAAAAAGGAAAGAACCTGATCGCAGTCCTGCCGGACAATATCAAATCTCCCATCTTAACTGCAGAATGGGAATCCATGCTGAAACAAGTGGAACATGGCGAACTGTCGGCAACATCTTTTATGGATCAGATTGCAGATATGAGCCGGACGCTGGTAAAAGAACATACTACCCCGGAAGAACGTTTTGCGGATCTGTTTCCTTCTTCCAAAGGAACTGCACACGAAGCCGTGGGGGTATGTCCCCGCTGCGGTGCCCCGGTATTTGAAGGAAAGAAAGGTTTTTTCTGCGGCAACAGGGAATGTTCTTTTGCTCTTTGGAAAGATAACCGTTTCTTTTCCAGCAAGAAAAAATCTATCACAAAGTCTGTGGCAGCGGCTCTTTTGAAAGAGGGCCGCATTTCTATGTCCGGGCTTTACAGTGAAAAAACAGGAAGGACCTATGATGCGGAAGTGATTCTGGATGATACCGGCGGTAAATATGTGAATTTCAAGCTGAAATTTCCAGTAAAGAAAGGCAGGCGTAAATGAGCGATCGAAAAACCTTTGAATATGGCGGTTATCACTTCACGCCCATACGAAAATTTCACAAAAAAGAAGGCGACTTTTTCGCCATATCGAAACGGCTGGCAAGTGACCCCAACTTAGGGCTGTGTACCTATCAGGATCGGCAAAAAGCACCTTATGATTACAAAGACTTTTATACCGTTTCAACAGACAAAGAATGTGATATTTTCCGCTGCGAAGAAAATGGATTGTTGTATGTACCAGGAAAAAATGAACTTTTTATTTACCATGAACCAAAACAGAAAAAGCGGAACTCTATCGCCGATGCCCTTTCACAGCCCAGGAATGTTACTGATACAACCGAAATTTCCAGCGGTCGGCAAAGCAGAGCCCCGGAAAGGTAGGCGTTATGGCGGAGAGAGAATTGAACCGCTCGGAGCGGGCTACGATCCGAAAGCTGGTTACGGAGCTTTGCGCCAACTATGACTCCCAGGATAAGAT
Above is a window of Oscillospiraceae bacterium NTUH-002-81 DNA encoding:
- a CDS encoding DUF3789 domain-containing protein; protein product: MWNLISHFLTFAGGMASGVMLMCLMQTGKLADKEFETMKEE
- a CDS encoding DNA topoisomerase 3, translated to MKLVIAEKPSVAMSLAAVLGATERKDGYLEGSGYLVSWCVGHLLELAQPEAYKEQYAKWRYEDLPILPENWKYEVPKDKKTQLALLCRLMKDKRVDSVVCATDAGREGELIFRLVYEYAGCKKPMERLWISSMEDAAIREGFDHLHPGSDYDKLYDAAVCRAGADWLIGINATRLFSVLYGVTLNVGRVMSPTLALLVQRESDIESFISKPFYVPEITCGGFTASGEKMTERSEAEKIRMDCDHNSAFVRSVEKQVKTIQPPRLYDLTTLQRECNRIYGYTAQQTLDYVQSLYEKKLATYPRTDSQYLTKDMQATAASLILWLRDNMTFGKGYAGEPDIDRVTDDSKVTDHHAIIPTVEIARTDLSELPSGERDVLTLLAVRLLCATTQVHRFEAVTAILDCQGYTFTAKGKTILQSGWKEVERIHRMSIRQSETEHKENEAVALPVLQEGQTFEAVSASLREGKTSPPKHYTEDTLLSAMETAGAEDMPEDAERKGLGTPATRAATLEKLVSAGFVQRKKKQLIPTEKGKNLIAVLPDNIKSPILTAEWESMLKQVEHGELSATSFMDQIADMSRTLVKEHTTPEERFADLFPSSKGTAHEAVGVCPRCGAPVFEGKKGFFCGNRECSFALWKDNRFFSSKKKSITKSVAAALLKEGRISMSGLYSEKTGRTYDAEVILDDTGGKYVNFKLKFPVKKGRRK